GTTGAGTAACAAGGTGATATAACTCCCGCACACTTCTCTGTTACACCGAGAGGTGGCGCTGTGAAAATTCCAGTGGCTTCATTGTTTTCAGACCACAGACCCCTTGGATAAAAAGACACTggcatatttatgtatttacttatttgaCAAAGCCATGAAAATAATATagatctgttttaattttaccaaatatattttaaggttGCTATTTGCTATTTgttatatttctgtaaaatttaGCATCACGTGTCTTATGCTGAACTTTCCTCTCACTACCCCAGCTGGTTCGATATGCCCAGACAGCAGCTGCCCCTGCCCCTGAgccaaaaataaagaaatttcaGATTTACAGATGGGACCCTGACACACCTGGTGACAAGCCCCGCATGCAAACCTACGAGATTGATTTGAACACGTAAGCGCACATATTTACACTGAAGTTGTAGTCATAACAGTtgctttactgtttttgctttacttaaaggaacagtaagtaaataaataaaatttgtcattatttatttatcgtcATGTCTTCTATGTCCGAATGCTATTGTTTATTAAGAATTAAATATCACAAAATTTCAATGACACTTTCTCATCCTAGATGTGGTCCAATGGTTCTTGATGCtctcatcaaaattaaaaatgaaatggacCCGACACTCACCTTCAGACGCTCATGTAGAGAGGGTAAAAAAACTCAAATGGAAttaagaataaatatattttactcctttgagcacaaaataaaatcaattctgTGTCCTGTTAAAGAGAAGTCaacccgaaaatgaaaatttgttgaaaattgactcctctgcagtgaatgggtgccgtcagaatgagagcccaaacagccgattaaaaacaacacaatagtCCACAAGTAATtaacacgactccagtccatcaattaatgcctttaaagtgaaaagctgtatGTTTGAACTTTCGTTCTGACAGCCCCCATTCATTGCTGAGTGAAGTGAAATATGCTCTgatgaataaacaaactcatctacttcttcatttacatttttagcaaattaaaatttttgggtgaactattcttctAATATGTTACATCATTATGACAAATTTCTATAATTTTACAGGTATCTGTGGCTCATGTGCTATGAACATCAATGGAGGCAACACTTTAGCCTgcttaaataaaatagatataAATACCAGCAAAGTGACGAAGATTTACCCCCTGCCTCACATGTATGTTGTGAAAGATCTTGTCCCTGTGAGTAAACTGAAAATCTCAGCAACCACATATGATAATATGAGTATATAGTTGTTAAATAGAATAAACCTAAAATTTCAAACTTATCCTACACtcttatttccttttttttttttaaggatatGAGCAACTTTTATGCACAGTACAAGTCCATCGAGCCCTATTTGAAAAAGAAGGACGAATCAAAGCAGGGAAAAGAGCAGTACCTCCAGTCGATGGAGGACCGTCAAAAGCTGGTTCGAGACACTCCATTGAATATTCTGCTGATAATCTCAGTGTGAAGGGTGATTGTGATTTTTGCTAATGATTTTTTTGAACACATGCTCATAGGATGGCCTGTATGAATGCATTCTGTGTGCATGCTGCAGCACTAGTTGTCCTAGTTACTGGTGGAATGGAGACAAGTACCTTGGTCCAGCCGTACTCATGcaggtatttatttttaacacttaTATGGTCAATAAACAGCCATTTATCATTGTTTATtggttttacaaaaataaatctacCAGTTAATTCTTGGTTAGTCTGAATCAGCATTGAGTTTTACATCTTTGGCCTCacatttttgctgttttgtaCCCAATTCTCAGGCGTATAGGTGGATGATTGACTCTCGTGATGACTTTACAGAAGAGCGTCTGTCCAAATTACAAGACCCTTTCTCGCTCTACCGCTGTCACACGATTATGAATTGTACAAAGACATGTCCCAAGGTATGCCATTTTCCCATCAAACTGCATAGCTACACTTTACTTGGATGAATTAGACTCTCCGTTATTGAAAATTAAAGGGACAGATCACCCccaaaaatctgtcatttactcaccctcatcatTTCTAAATTGTGTGActtgctttcttctgtggaacattaaagaagatattttaaatgatgctggtaaccaaacagtttcagtTCCCATTGACtcccattgtatggacaaaaacctACAATAGGAGTCAAAACTGTTtcgtttcatttttgggtggactgtccctttaaataaatgtttgtttgcaatAGCTTATGTATAGTGTCTcccatttttttctgtattaattTAATCTGTTTTGTCCTCTCTTCTGTTTAGGGACTCAATCCTGGAAAAGCCATAGCAGAAATTAAGAAAATGATGGCCATTTACAAAGAAAAGAGATCTTCTGCCATCTGACTTGTTGATGCAGGAAATATCATGTACTTGATGGTTTAAATTATTGTATAAATGTGTGAATTCAGCATGGAGTGGTCGCTAATATAGGCTGTTTAGTTTTTACATTATTTGATAGTGGAGACCTATATTTACTTCTAATGAACAGGAAATCTACAACTGGACCtgcatttcatttccattttaaCTTGATTGTAGTTATACTGTACATGAATATCCAAATGCAGGAACCTGTAAAAATTGcataatatttaacatataaCAGTGTAACATTTGTCTTGTGTCCTAGTTTCTTTTGTGTGGTAGATTCATACTGTACACGTAATGTACTATACTtgctataaaaacaaatatcttTTCATGTTTAAGATCACAGTCATTTGTTTACAAACTGTGTGCGCTGCATAGGTTAGAAAGACATGTTTTATAGTAGTGAAGTAAGTGCATGCTTCTGCAGAATACATTAGATCTCAAGAAGGTAAGTCTCGTGATGTCCTCTAGGTGGCGGTGTTGAACCGGTGAGATGACAAAAGATCGTAAAGGAAGAAAGACTGGCGTCACATTCAGACAAACACTTGAATCACGAACTGTTAGTTTCTGCggtaatatgtaataaaaaaatatggtcTTAGAGTAAAAGTATGGGCTTTAGCACTCACGTTATAGTTCATAGATGGATTCACCAGGTATGGGTAAGTGCAGTTCGCCTGTGCATGTCTATACTAAATGAAATGTCACTAGATCTGAACACATGAGGTCTTGACTGCAGATTAATCCATAATTTTAGGCATTTACAAGCTGTAAATGTCTTTCGCACgatatatatgaataataaattttttttgtgttgatcTGACTGTTCAGTGTCATAAGAGAACGTGCTTTGCTGTCAAAATCTCTGAAGTTGTCATTGTATCTAAGTTATAGGCTGTCAGACAGCTTTCCTTTTGTTTTAGTCATTTGTTTAATGTATGTCGTCAGAAAGTTCGATTAATTAGGATTTTAATAAGATAAAACACATTCTGAAGTCATGTGATGCGCTAGCTGTGTATGAATGTCCAGTCTGTTGGTTCTATTCGTGAGTGAATTGTTCATGAGAGTTGGGTGTTTTCAGTGAATCGGTTGAACGCGATGGAgcaaaaagttacttttaataAGCGAGTAGCAATAATTGTACaaaacatatgtttttttttttttttaaatcaacaccCATACAAAAGAGGCTTGATAATCATAACACAATAAGcttcaaacattttattaaaacgtCCAAacgtaaatgtaaatatattagtatgaatataaatgcatttttaggtTCTCATCTTTGTTTTCATGAAGTGAGTCattgctgaaaaaaataaaaaacgcaCTAGGATAAAATTAAACTCTATTTAAACTTATCAAACCTTATAAAAAATCTATTCGCGTATACATAACTCTAAACTGAAACGTTTTAAAGCCTCGCCGGTGTGGTGACGTATTTAAGTaatgacataaaaaataaaaggaatcGATTTGAACCGGTTCTTTATTTCGAACTCTTCAAAAGAACCGATTCGCGGAAATGAGTCCCATCAGTATTTTACCACCGGCTCATAGAGGAATGTAGGCGGAGTTTTCGCGTTACTTGCTCTGGTTTACCTGAACGTTTGTATTTGCTATCTCACATTCAGGTTTACTGTGGATATTTCAGCCAAAGGAACTATAATGTCGTAGACAAGTCTTgtggttaatatttttaataaagttttgCTAGGAACTTGCATCAGGAAAAAGACCAAAGGGTGGTaagatattttgtctttcttgaAAAATACACTTGTATTTGTTTAGCACATAGAATTTTAAACAGTAATTGTTAGAACTGTCTGAAACTATAATAGGGCATATTTGACACATAATGTGATGAAAGGGGTATTATGTTTCTAGCACATTTACTGCTGGTTGTTTCACCTCGTCTGTTGTCTTCTCTGCTTTTCTGAGCTGGCTGAACCTGTATTTCAAGCTCTGCATCATAAGCCTGCTATAAAAGATTCTTTAAATAGGACTGTATTCTATTTTGTTGCCATTGTATTGCCCAGTTTCTGCTGCTAAAATACTTAATTTCTTACGAATATCCTTCAGCCCACCTGTATAAatcttttatatgtatattgtaGTGTTGTCAGCAGTGTGTCTTAAAATTGTAGTGACCTAAACGCCATTAAATCTTGGAATGCTAAAAAATCAAGTTGTTTGTGTTAAAAGTTTGCTGTTTTGTGGTTTCTCACTTTTGTTTGAAGGAAGTATTTGTAAAGTGAAAGTCAGCATTTTTGGTTGTGTAGAAACATCACAAAGCAAGCACATGACctgaaaaaagaggaaaaactcCAGACTCACAAGTTTCTCTGCCTTAACCTTTTAAAACCTCTTTACAAACTTTTCTTCAAAACTTAAAAAAGCAAGTagccatttcattaatttttcaCAGCTAGACAGTGACGATTTGCCAGCGTGTTAATTACAACGTAGATGTGATTGACCTCCTACTGTGGCTCCTACTGACGCCATATATTGATGGTAGAGTCTATTCTTGTATTTACAAAAAGGGAGTGCACACTACACAGCTTATAAAGTGTGTTTGCATTAATGTCTTAACTACTGCTCAACAGGACTAATTACGGATCTTGTCTTTTAGGGAGCTGTGGTCCAGGGCTGGATGGGGCGACCTCCCCAGACACAGAACCCCTCATAAAGGATCCAAGACCCAAGGAGCTCAGTGCCATCTCACATATGGTATTATGTtggaaaaatacaaataaatttctTGTTATTCTAGAACTGATCATTTTATCATGTGATTTGTTTCTCAGGATGTTCAGGGGTACAAATGGGTGTGCTGGAAGGTGTGGTTGTGCCATATTGGGGCGGTATGTTCTTTAGGCCTGCTGTTAGTGCTCTTCAACTGGCGCCCTCgcctcggcatcctggcccgcTGCAAATCCTGTCCCATTTCAATGGCAGATGTTTTACTATTAAAGGTATTAAAGTTTGTTTTACTGAGACTTTAAACAGTggttgttaaaatattttcaagtgGGAGAAGAATATACGGGTCAATATCACTGTAGGGTGCCTTTTGGTGTCCTGTACATAAATAACTCATTTGCCATGataacttaatataaaaatgactaTGAAGGGTGTGCTATAGTAGGctaagtttttatattcataacaaaAGCCTTACTTGGCTctttagatacattttctagATTTAATAATATACCAAATTCTCTTCAACAAccagactaaatatttagctagtcacagtttgttgtaagctaatatgctaattgaagctcaaaatgtccaccctgtcgtTGTTCCAAAATGTCTCCAAAGGGTggactgaatgaaaatgaatggggaGGGGGCGGTATATCAACGTGATTGAggatgtaattatattatttattattatattattcttttttttagaagttgaatcaatgtttcatttttatattttgtcatgATTTGTGTGTTCTGCATTATGTGTCCACACAGTCATGTGCTGGTCCACCCTGTCATcttgatattttacaataatattttaaataatcatatctATATAATTCAGTGTGTTCAATAGCTAGGTATGGGGGcaataacatgcaaacaaaaaactgcATCCAAATATCATAGTTTTctccaaataagaaaaaatacatgTGTGAATTGTATGAGTTTCTCTAAAAAGAAGCAAACAAATACTAATATGTTTCTATAGTACTTGAGTGTCTACTATTTATGATACGACATAAAGCGAATGGGAAATTAAAACCAACACTTTTGAGTATTGTGAGGGTTGAAAGGCACTCTATGGTGATATTGACCCATACAGTAAATCACAGCTTTTTCATAACGAGGaaggatattttttatttgttttattttatttatgacaGGACCGATATGGACAGGAATTTGTTGTAGATGTGCTTACAGAGGAGATTGAGGAAGGCAGGTGAGACCCGCAGTATATTTATTACTCATACTTCTCCTTTTTGTATTTTAGGTGCTTTAAAAGTTTCTTTCAGAAAGGAACCAGCTACTTGTGTTAACCCAttctttgcattttaaaataatttgtaactgTTTTACTGAAAGTTGTGAAGGTGCAAACCTATAACATAGATctatatttagatttatacaaatattgaattttacccccaaaattgaaagaaaaatgttattataattttttaatgtcattGTTTTAGCGTGGATAATTTAATGTAACAATGTgattttacaatatttcagtcacatttgaattaatttcaatcccattacaaaatgttttcattgtgaCATTATGTTCATGACAATTAGGCATTTTCTCACTTAAATTGTCATTGCTGTAATGCAAGAAAAAGTCTATAGTATTTAAATggtaatttaaaaagtatttctGTTGTGGTAGTATTTGTTATGCTCAAATTAAATTATtctgattttaataaaaaatttaattaaattgaattaaaaatcattactgtatttatttgtttgtacattaattatatatttagataATATTCTATAACATTTATAGAGCTATTAATTTAACTCTTGAACTTTTCCAGTTTGGAGTTTGCAGTAGGAGAAGCGGATGAGAATGAATGTAGAGACACCGTGCAGCTACACAGTGAAAAGGTAACATAAGGGCAGTCAAAACAGGCGGTGTAATGTACATTCCGAGTCCATCTGCTTGATCGTatcttgtttttctttcatcTAGAAAACATTGCTCAGATACTATGTGTTTGAGGGCATGCGCTACATATGGATTGCCAGAAAAGGAGCCTTTTGCAAAGCAAGGTACTGTTTCATATTTCTTTATGCATGTGTTGGTTTCCTCTCTTTATGGTTATAAAGCTGTCTGAAATTGTGAGGTAGTAAATGATCTTCTGTCTCCAGCATTCTCAACGAAGGCTGGACCTGCGCTGACCTGCATGGCCGACAGCAAGGACTGAGTAAAGCAGACCAAAGCACAAGGTCTGTACCCTTTTAATGCCTATATGAGCAATGAACATAACTGCTTTTTTACCTTACACATTCTTTGTCCAACAGAAAGCAGATTTTTGGGGCCAATATCATTGATGTACCTGTAAAGTCTTATTTACAACTTCTCTTTGAGGAGGTAGACCTGTACTTCATTACAACtctataatgatttaaaaacactgtaaaatcaGTATATTGCAATTATAAACAATGTGTGTTGATTAAATGGCATCATTCACTagatttgtaaatgaaatgctttGTGAAAGGTTCACATATTGATCtgctatgtattttttttcaggttcTCAATCCGTTCTACATATTTCAGGTGTTCAGTGTCATCCTGTGGATGTCAGACAGATACTATTATTATGCTGCTTGTATCCTAATCATATCCTTAATTTCAATCGGCGTGTCCCTTTATGAGATCCGTAAGGTATGCAGatattatttgcatgttttcatttcttcagagctcttttgttgttttgtgaaTTTAAATAGTATGGGGTTGTTTTTTGTCCCTGCAGCAAAGCACCACTCTCCACCGCATGGCCCGGCTGGTAGTGAACGTGACCGTGCGCAGAGACACGGGAGGTGAAGCTGCTAATCAAACGCCAGAAATAGGCACAATGTTTCTAATGGTGCTAAGTTTTTTTGTGCAACTACGTTTGTTTGATTTTCAGAGGAGGAGTGTGTGAGCTCTGAGGAGCTGGTTCCAGGGGACTGTATTGTGATTCCAGCCGAGGGTTTGCTTCTGCCCTGTGATGCCGCCCTGCTGGCAGGGGAGTGCATGGTGAACGAAAGCATGCTGACTGGTGAGAGACCGTCTCTGAAATTATGCATTGCATTAAATCTACATGCATTTAGATGCTTTTCCGTTCTTCTGTTCTAACTTTTTGTTCTGTACTCACTGACAGGTGAGAGCATACCAGTGATGAAGACGCCATTGTCTGTGTCTGAAGCCACATACAGTCCAGAGTCTCAACGCAGACACACTTTGTTTTGTGGCACACAGCTCATCCAGGCTAAAGGAGGCGGGTCTGCTAGGAATGGGGCCATTGCTGTTGCAACACACACAGGtgacttataaataaatacttttttttgtttgttgattatgcactgctgttcaaaagtttggtctttgtttttaagagaaattaatacttttgttgtGCAAGGATGTGTTCAATTGCTCAAAAGtgacataatgttacaaaagtcatcaaagaatcctataCTGTTTCCACAAACAAATTAAGCAGTATTACTGATTTCAgtattgataaaaataagatatgtttcttgatcaccaaatcagcatattagaatgaactctgaaggatcatgtgacattgaaggctggaataatgatgctaaaaattcagctttgcattacaggaataaattacattttaaactatatcaaaatgaaaaaaaaaagcaggtattttacattgtaataatatttccaaatattactatttttactgtatttttttatcaaatgaatGCACCCTTGGTTGTGCcaattttctatttcaataagGCAAGAGGCACAAAGtcttttgaatatttatttcttgcaaGAAATGGTCAACAGTCATACAGATTGGCTGCAGAGTTTGAccaagaaaaaatgtgtttactcAGTATTTATATCCTAATCAAACCAGGATGCTTCTATCTCATCCAATCATAATGCATTATTCAACATATGTGTCCATTAAAGTTATCCAACTATGTCCACTAGATGAGTTTCTAAGTATTAAATGCAAATCATCTTCTTAAAGAAGCTAGGATGTAGGGTctctaaaataacatttcttgtCTCACACTCATCTGCACAcgcacatttcattcatttcctGTTGTGCTTTTAGCACCTCAGAATAACTTAAGCATCCTGATGAAGCATTTAGACAGTTTAAAGAACACTGTTTAGTAGAGTAATAATTGGTATATAATaccaataataattaaaaagtatCTCACGGTGAGCTttaaagacttctttcaaacttttgaatggtatagtaaGTAGAAGACAGAGAAGCCATaaaatgactttcatttttgctttcttttgttgttttctcatGAAAACAACCTTTGTTTATGTTCCTCAGGGTTTTTTACTGCCAAAGGAGACCTTATTAGTTCTATCCTTTACCCTCAGCCATTAGACTTTCGCTTCTACAAGGATGCTATGAAGTTCCTACTATTTCTAGGACTTGTGGGTAAGTTGGATTATTTGCAAGCTTCATATATGTATGTGATATAATGACATTTGTTTCTGTTAGTCTCATTATGCAGAATATGGGCCTTCATTGATATGAATGTCTGTATTTCAGCTCTGGTCGGCACCATTTATAGCATTGTGATACTTTCAAAGAGCAATGTAAGTAGTTTTAAGTTCGtatcttacttttttttatttttagtcctTTAAGTTTTCTTCCCTCTAATGTTAGTCAAGGTTTCTTTCACTGTAGCAATTTGGATTCAGATATTATCATCCGAAATAAAAACAgttgaattattaaataattacacCTCAAGATTCTTTTTAATTTCGCTGTGTATCCACTTCTTCTGTCATCAGACAACCTGGCAAGAGCTAGTCATCCGGTCTCTGGATATTGTGACAATAATAGTTCCACCTGCTCTTCCTGCTGCTATAACTACAGCCACTATCTACGCCCAGAATCGGCTGAAGCGTCATGGGGTGTTCTGCATCAGCCCACCTCGCATTAATATCTGTGGCAAGACATCACTTTTCTGCTTTGATAAGGTGAGAGAACAAGGTTTCAGGAGAACCTTTGTTGGAACGATCTTTATTGCTTCATTAAAAATGCTGTGCAGATGATTTATCTTGAGGAGGGATGGTTAAACTCAGGCATATTAAGATTAAGCCTTTGCTTAAACTTATATTTGTCTATCCAAAGCCTAAGCTTCAGgctgttaaaataaactttgttttattaCTCAGTGCAGACTTTCTGTTTGTGTAATGATTACATCATCAGTGCCCTGGGCTAGACCAATAGACAACTTATTTCCTTTACTGCCAGTTTGTGACAACTCCCTATGTCACTTCTTTTTACACATCACCTAGTTAACACGGATAGGATTATTGACTACTAGATTAGACCTTGGATAGCtttgcatatatacatatatattataataactcaattttttttagtaaactATACTCAATAAGAAGTTTGTATTTTATGGTaggtaaaatataattaaaatgaatggttacactttattttaaggtgtccttattACAATGtagttatacatttaagtactgagtaatattaattaactaaatgtacttactatatggtaaGGGTTAGGATTAGATATTGGCTTAGGGTTatttgcatgcaattatgcataattaattgttattataatagtaagtccATGTAACTTGTAACAAggacaacttaaaataaagtgttaccaaattaattaaaaacaaatgtttttttttttccaaagcaaAAATGTTTATACCTTTTTCAacaaaaaagagatttttaatgACACTTGGGATGTAGTGAGACCAAAagctttttaatgatttattctAAATTCATACCTTCATTATTAACCATATTCAAAGTGAAGAAAATGAGGCTACATGTTAGAGGCTACATTGTGCAAGAGAGGTTTAGCCACAACTGATAAGAGCTCTGCTTTTCATTTGCTTATCATCTCTGCTGCTGTCTTGATAAACATCAAGATCCTGTCAAGTAAATGAGAACTCCCTATATGTGCTGCTGTCAAACATCCTCATcacattgtgtatatatatatatatatatatatatatatatatatatatatatatatatatatatattgtgtcaATAGTAACTGCTCAAGACATTTGTTTATAATTCCTGTTGATCTTACAGTGTTTTTAACgcattttaaagttaagttaGACATTAAAAGAGTGAAATTgtgtctcattttcatttgggTCAATGAAAGAGTTGTGACAAAAGATGGCAAAGTTCTATGTATTGCTATTAAAAACTGACTGAATGCTGTGATCGTTTCAGACTGGTACTCTAACAGAGGACGGTCTGGATGTGTGGGGCGTGATGGAAGTTAGTGGAGCAGTATTTAGTGAGCTGGTCCCTGaccctctctttctccctcctgGACGGATGCTCTCTGCACTTGCCTCCTGCCATACTTTGGCTTTGCTGGGGGGTCAAGCACTCGGAGACCCACTAGAGCTCAAAATGATAGAATCCACTGGATGGGTAATGGCTGGTTTCTCACAGTGTTTCATGTTCctaaagaaatagttcagccaaaaatgtaaattctttcCTTATCTATTCACcttcatgtccttccaaacctttatgacaTAACCTCTGGAACATAAAAGACGATAATCTGagaaatgtctgttttttttttgtccgtACAATGGACATCAATGGTAACTAACTGTTCAGAATTATACACTTAGAAGTAGCTCTTTTCAATACATTGAAAGTGAACAGTGACCAAGGGCTGTCAAActtcaaaagtgacaaaaaaacagcataaagGTCACTAACTTCTCCTTTTGGGGTCCACTGAACAAATaaagttatacaggtttggaacaacattatGGATAGTAAATGATTTCAGCGATTTGCATCTCATTTCTTTAAGTCTTATACACATGACATGTATATGAAtctgtgttttgtttaattgGTTTCATGGCAACTTGCATGCAAATGACAGGAACTGACAGAGCCAGAGAATGAGATGGGACTTGATTCTGAATTTGGCAAACACAGAGTACTAGCAGTGATGAGACCTCCTGCATCTGAGCTCCTGTCACCAGGAAATGTAAGTTGATTCATATACAGAACAAGAAAAAGGTCACTGGGTGTGACAACAGAAGGAAATGACTTGAACTTTTGGGGCATGATTATGAATTAAATGGaaagtttttaaacatttactcaccttcatgttgttccaaacctgaatgccTTCatctcttctgtggaacacaaaagaagatatttaaaaatagtttcaacttttttttgtccatacgaTTCAAAGTCAATGATGTCAAGTGCTGTTTGAaccccaacattcttcaaattatcttttgtgttttacagaagaaataaagtctaCAGGTTCGGAACGGCGTGGATGATGTTAATTTTTGGTTCAGCTATCTTCATCCCAGATACTTGATAAGGATAATGTTTTAATCCCGATTTTCCTGTCCTCTTATGTGTTTTTCAGTCTGTCAGTCAGCCAGTGGCAATCATACGGCGATTCCCATTTTCCTCTTCTTTGCAAAGGATGAGCGTGGTGACCGTTGGTCCAGGTGGAGCTTCTCCTGTCACATTCCTTAAAGGAGCACCTGAAATGGTTGCCAGCTTCTGCCTTAGAGAAAGTGGTGAGGACCTGACTCTTAAAACTTGATCCTTATCACTCTTATATCACCTTGAGAAGAACGAGCAGGAGCATATGGAACACTgcctatttatttttgcactcaGTTTTGTTCTGTCTTTGTGCTCTCCTTGTGTCAGTGCCTTCTCATTTTTCACCCATTCTCCGGGAGTATGCGAGCCAGGGCTTCAGGGTCCTTGGATTTGCTTACAAGCACCTCACTAAGGAGACTGACCTAAGCACTGTTGAAAGGTcagtgaaagtttttttttaacttgataaattttatttaatttaatacatccttgctgaataaaagtattaatttctttcaaaattttactgaccccaaacttttgaacagtagtgtatttaacgtattatttgtataataaatagatatttaaaaatagacgGATGCATGCCTGCTGCCTCATGTTCACAGTAAATGTTTGCTTGTAGGGTGGAGGTGGAGAAAGACATGAACTTCCTGGGTCTGTTAGTAATGAAGAACCAGGTGAAGCCAGAGAGCGCAGAAGTTATTCGCACACTTAAACTGGCACAATTACGGCCTGTTATGATTACAGGTATGTCCAAAAATAACAAGCATATAGTGTGCATTTATAACCATGATTTGCTTCTGGCCTAGATAATTGTCActaaacattcaaatatttgtttttgttggcCTCTCTGTGTCTTTATAgacaaaaaaaagtgaaaatgattGGTCATGCTGTTTTTCTGCTCTGTCAGGTGACAATATTCTCACTGCTGTGAATGTAGCACGTGCGTGTGGAATGGTGCTGTCACATGAGAAGGTTATTTTTGTTCATGC
This sequence is a window from Onychostoma macrolepis isolate SWU-2019 chromosome 23, ASM1243209v1, whole genome shotgun sequence. Protein-coding genes within it:
- the LOC131532398 gene encoding succinate dehydrogenase [ubiquinone] iron-sulfur subunit, mitochondrial-like, which encodes MFACVSFTRSAVAFRNSRTLVLVRYAQTAAAPAPEPKIKKFQIYRWDPDTPGDKPRMQTYEIDLNTCGPMVLDALIKIKNEMDPTLTFRRSCREGICGSCAMNINGGNTLACLNKIDINTSKVTKIYPLPHMYVVKDLVPDMSNFYAQYKSIEPYLKKKDESKQGKEQYLQSMEDRQKLDGLYECILCACCSTSCPSYWWNGDKYLGPAVLMQAYRWMIDSRDDFTEERLSKLQDPFSLYRCHTIMNCTKTCPKGLNPGKAIAEIKKMMAIYKEKRSSAI